A genomic stretch from Marinimicrobium sp. C6131 includes:
- a CDS encoding AsmA family protein: protein MKLLRRLFKVLVALVLLIVIAAVALVFVFDPNMFKPRLESLAREQGVELEINGNLGWQLWPALGVEVNDIRIAAVSAPETGIAELNQASLRLAIRPLLRGEVAVHHILVDGAALNLAVDEQDRGNWEALLPEEGASEEPAPEPATASEAESGEALQLAVEQITLSNASLRYRDQGTGQDLTLSPLNLGITGFNLQGQPFSLALGWEAAIEDPATLGNEPLAVAGDLEGQITLAEDFSRLVLGNGRLRVDLARAGASDDIRLTLNARVDDLLTGPRYQSDLTLEPFSPRALMAVLSLPAPEMADPDALSRVAVSARVEGNTEQVSVDPLRLELDETIIEGRAAVTDLSQMALNVALTGDRINIDHYLPPPSEDEAEEDTESTGDEPLIPLELVRSLDVAFGLDFGALTLKGLEMQDLSVRLLARDGVVNLERATLNAYEGRLDANARLDGSGETAVVDLVADLSGLQLGPLLAALELDEKLQLTGALNADVAADTRGLTLNELTSALDAQAAFSGAQVRLAPLNIEQKFCEIVNRVTQAQADPQKAWANYTEMKALSGKATIKDQVIRLESLQAGVERLTVGARGQLDMKQALYDFTLPMRLGSERTSEGGCQISSNYWLDRSLSLLRCRGSLDNPNPLGDCRLDGDGVQSLIKEFAAYKLKEQHGERIEAEKARAQQKVDEEKARAQEKLDQEKRELEERVRERLLGGDDEEATDESGESEPSAEERLKNLFRR from the coding sequence GTGAAACTGTTAAGACGTCTGTTCAAGGTTCTGGTAGCGCTGGTGTTGTTGATCGTTATCGCCGCGGTCGCACTGGTGTTTGTGTTCGATCCCAACATGTTCAAGCCACGCCTCGAAAGCCTGGCCCGGGAGCAGGGGGTTGAGCTGGAGATCAACGGTAACCTGGGCTGGCAGTTATGGCCGGCGTTAGGGGTTGAGGTCAACGACATCCGGATCGCCGCCGTCAGCGCGCCGGAAACAGGCATTGCCGAGTTGAACCAGGCGAGTCTCCGACTTGCCATCCGCCCGCTGCTGCGGGGCGAGGTGGCGGTGCACCACATCCTGGTGGATGGGGCCGCGTTGAACCTGGCCGTGGACGAGCAGGACCGAGGCAATTGGGAGGCGCTGCTGCCGGAAGAGGGTGCCTCAGAAGAGCCTGCGCCGGAACCGGCGACCGCCAGTGAGGCCGAGTCCGGCGAGGCTCTGCAACTGGCCGTGGAGCAGATCACCTTGAGCAATGCCTCCTTGCGCTATCGCGATCAGGGCACAGGCCAGGACCTGACTCTCTCGCCCCTGAATCTGGGCATTACCGGCTTCAATCTGCAGGGGCAGCCGTTCAGTCTCGCCCTGGGCTGGGAGGCGGCCATCGAAGATCCCGCCACTCTGGGTAATGAACCGCTGGCGGTCGCGGGCGACCTCGAGGGGCAGATCACCCTGGCCGAGGACTTCTCGCGTCTGGTGCTGGGCAACGGCCGCCTTCGGGTTGACCTGGCCCGGGCCGGAGCTTCCGACGATATTCGCCTGACCCTCAACGCCCGTGTCGATGACCTGCTGACCGGCCCGCGCTACCAGAGCGACCTGACCCTGGAGCCGTTCAGTCCCAGAGCGCTGATGGCCGTGCTGTCGCTACCGGCGCCGGAGATGGCGGATCCGGACGCCCTGTCTCGGGTTGCGGTGAGCGCCCGTGTCGAGGGCAACACCGAGCAGGTGTCGGTGGACCCGCTGCGCCTGGAGTTGGATGAGACCATCATTGAAGGGCGGGCGGCGGTCACCGATCTGTCGCAAATGGCTCTGAATGTCGCATTGACGGGTGACCGGATCAATATTGACCACTACCTGCCGCCCCCATCCGAGGACGAGGCAGAGGAAGACACCGAGAGCACCGGAGACGAACCCCTGATCCCGCTTGAGCTGGTCCGCTCGCTGGATGTCGCCTTCGGTCTGGACTTCGGCGCCCTGACGCTCAAGGGCCTGGAAATGCAGGATCTGAGCGTGCGTCTGCTCGCCCGCGACGGTGTGGTCAATCTGGAACGGGCCACGCTCAACGCCTATGAGGGTCGGCTCGACGCCAACGCCCGCCTGGACGGCAGCGGTGAAACGGCGGTCGTGGATCTGGTGGCGGATCTGAGCGGGCTCCAGTTGGGCCCCTTGCTGGCGGCTCTGGAGTTGGATGAAAAGCTGCAATTGACCGGCGCGCTGAATGCGGACGTGGCGGCGGATACCCGGGGCCTGACCCTGAATGAACTCACCTCGGCGCTGGATGCCCAAGCGGCCTTCTCTGGCGCGCAGGTGCGGCTCGCGCCGCTGAACATTGAGCAGAAGTTCTGCGAAATCGTCAACCGGGTGACTCAGGCGCAAGCCGATCCACAGAAAGCCTGGGCGAATTACACGGAGATGAAGGCGCTGTCCGGAAAGGCCACCATCAAGGATCAGGTCATTCGCCTGGAATCCCTGCAGGCGGGGGTTGAGCGACTGACCGTGGGGGCTCGCGGCCAGTTGGATATGAAGCAGGCGCTGTACGACTTTACCCTGCCCATGCGTCTTGGGAGCGAACGTACCAGTGAAGGCGGTTGCCAGATCAGCAGCAATTACTGGCTGGACCGTAGCCTGTCGCTGCTGCGCTGCCGGGGCTCGCTGGATAACCCCAACCCGCTCGGTGACTGCCGTCTGGATGGTGACGGGGTGCAGTCTCTGATCAAGGAATTTGCCGCTTACAAACTCAAGGAGCAGCACGGCGAGCGCATTGAAGCGGAGAAAGCCCGTGCCCAGCAGAAAGTGGATGAAGAGAAAGCCCGCGCTCAGGAAAAGCTCGACCAGGAAAAGCGCGAGCTTGAAGAGCGGGTGCGAGAACGCCTGCTGGGTGGTGATGATGAGGAAGCGACCGATGAGTCGGGCGAGTCCGAGCCGAGTGCGGAAGAGCGGCTGAAGAATCTGTTCCGCCGCTGA
- a CDS encoding Fe(3+) ABC transporter substrate-binding protein → MKQLTRTLIGGLLAGTTGLLLAACSDSGEQGQTDRAEAKPTVTVYSARAEHLIQPIFERYTEETGVKIRFITDSAGALIQRLKAEGSNTPADLLLTVDAGNLWQASQEGLFQPIESEVLERNIPDHLQADNNDWFGLSVRARTIVYSTERVDPSELSTYEALADDKWQGRLCLRTAKKVYNQSLVATMINTLGEEATEEIVTGWVENLATDPHSNDTSAMEAVLAGQCDVTLVNTYYFGRLQKENPDVKLAIFWPNQNDRGVHINVSGAGLTKHAKQPEAAQALLEWLSSPEAQEQFAEANQEYPANSSVEPSDFVAAWGDFKADSVNVESAGRLQSDAIKLMDRAGYR, encoded by the coding sequence ATGAAACAACTGACCCGCACTCTTATTGGCGGCCTGCTGGCCGGAACCACCGGTCTGCTGTTGGCGGCCTGCAGCGACTCCGGCGAGCAAGGCCAGACCGACCGGGCCGAGGCCAAACCCACCGTCACGGTGTATTCGGCCCGCGCCGAACACCTGATTCAACCGATCTTCGAGCGCTATACCGAAGAAACCGGCGTGAAGATCCGTTTCATTACCGACAGCGCCGGCGCGCTGATTCAGCGACTGAAGGCTGAAGGCAGCAATACCCCGGCGGACCTGCTGCTGACGGTGGATGCAGGCAACCTGTGGCAGGCCTCCCAGGAAGGTCTTTTCCAGCCCATTGAGTCCGAGGTACTGGAACGCAACATCCCGGACCACCTGCAGGCGGACAACAACGACTGGTTTGGCCTGTCGGTACGGGCCCGAACCATCGTTTACTCCACCGAACGCGTCGACCCCAGCGAGCTGAGCACCTACGAAGCCCTGGCCGACGACAAATGGCAGGGCCGCCTGTGCCTGCGCACCGCCAAGAAGGTGTACAACCAGTCGCTGGTCGCTACCATGATCAATACGTTGGGCGAAGAGGCCACGGAAGAAATCGTCACCGGCTGGGTGGAAAACCTGGCCACCGACCCGCACTCCAACGACACCTCCGCGATGGAAGCGGTATTGGCGGGGCAGTGTGACGTCACTCTGGTGAATACCTATTACTTCGGCCGTCTCCAGAAAGAAAATCCGGATGTGAAGCTGGCCATCTTCTGGCCCAATCAGAACGACCGCGGTGTACACATCAACGTCTCCGGCGCCGGCCTGACCAAGCACGCCAAGCAACCCGAAGCGGCTCAGGCTCTGCTCGAATGGCTGTCCAGCCCCGAAGCCCAGGAGCAGTTTGCCGAGGCCAATCAGGAATACCCCGCCAATAGCAGCGTCGAGCCGTCTGACTTTGTCGCCGCCTGGGGTGATTTCAAAGCGGACTCGGTCAATGTAGAATCCGCCGGTCGCCTGCAGAGTGATGCCATCAAGTTGATGGATCGCGCCGGCTACCGGTAA
- the mutY gene encoding A/G-specific adenine glycosylase, translated as MSNTPFARAVLRWFDRHGRKHLPWQQNINAYRVWLSEIMLQQTQVTTVIPYFERFMERFPTVEQLAEAPVDEVLHLWTGLGYYARARNLHRCARQVVSEHGGAFPRRVEALSDLPGIGRSTAGAIASIAYGERAAILDGNVKRVLARHYAVPGWPGQTAVQNALWEYAEANTPKRRVGDYTQAMMDLGATLCTRSRPQCDQCPVNDSCIARAQGNPADYPGKKPKKDKPVKAVQFLMLRNPAGDILLQQRPPQGIWGGLWGFPELARDEDAQAHVQHHYGDVVDREVWDSYRHTFSHYHLDITPVLLQLAREPDTVGERAQTWYRLDRPEALGLAAPVKKLLRQLAELDPRALTAAE; from the coding sequence ATGAGTAATACCCCCTTTGCCCGTGCCGTGTTGCGTTGGTTTGATCGGCACGGACGCAAGCATTTGCCCTGGCAGCAGAATATCAATGCCTACCGGGTCTGGTTGTCGGAGATCATGCTCCAGCAGACCCAGGTGACCACGGTGATTCCGTATTTCGAGCGATTCATGGAGCGCTTTCCCACGGTCGAACAACTCGCTGAAGCCCCGGTGGATGAGGTGCTGCACTTGTGGACCGGGCTGGGCTACTACGCCCGGGCGCGCAACCTGCACCGTTGTGCCCGGCAGGTGGTCAGCGAGCACGGGGGTGCCTTCCCGCGCCGTGTTGAGGCGCTGAGCGATCTGCCGGGTATTGGGCGCTCCACCGCCGGGGCCATCGCCAGCATCGCCTATGGTGAACGCGCGGCGATTCTCGATGGCAACGTCAAGCGGGTGTTGGCCCGTCATTATGCCGTGCCCGGCTGGCCGGGCCAGACGGCGGTGCAGAATGCCCTCTGGGAGTACGCCGAGGCCAATACGCCAAAACGTCGGGTTGGGGATTACACCCAGGCCATGATGGATCTGGGGGCGACCCTTTGCACCCGCAGCCGCCCGCAATGCGACCAGTGTCCGGTCAATGACAGTTGCATTGCCCGGGCCCAGGGCAATCCCGCCGACTATCCGGGCAAGAAACCGAAAAAAGACAAACCGGTCAAAGCCGTGCAGTTCCTGATGTTGCGCAACCCCGCAGGGGATATACTGTTGCAGCAGCGGCCGCCGCAGGGTATCTGGGGTGGGCTCTGGGGCTTCCCGGAGCTGGCGCGGGATGAGGACGCCCAGGCTCATGTGCAGCATCACTATGGCGATGTGGTGGATCGGGAGGTCTGGGACAGCTATCGGCACACGTTCAGTCACTATCACCTGGATATTACTCCCGTGTTGTTGCAGCTTGCACGGGAGCCCGACACCGTGGGCGAGCGGGCCCAGACCTGGTATCGGCTCGATCGGCCGGAAGCGTTGGGGCTGGCCGCGCCGGTCAAAAAACTGCTACGGCAATTGGCGGAACTGGACCCGCGCGCACTGACGGCGGCGGAATAA
- a CDS encoding glycoside hydrolase family 2 protein has product MKTIIMSALGALLGLGSLSTSATNFEPFQTYTRPALPLNGEWKIIVDPYENGYYNYRYEPFDQMENPPRSAYFRDAKPRHSGDLIEYDFDASESLTVPGDWNTQKEKLYYYEGSIWYRKLFNAPDMEDNQRTFLHFGAANYRADVYLNGEKLGHHIGGFTPFYFETTGKLKPQNNSLVVKVDNQRQRDGVPTLNTDWWNYGGITRSVRLLVTPEVFVRDYKIQLNDHDTGELSGYAVVDGAGAGREVQLTLPQLNIDVRATTNAEGVATFNARVVGAQLWSPDSPRMYQVIIRSGNDRLDDEVGLRTIEAEGKQLLLNGKPIFLRGVSLHEEYAVDGGGRVTSVDEARKQLQWARDLNANFVRLAHYPHNEHIVRLADQLGIMLWSEIPVYWTINWDSEDTYQNAQAQLEEMIGRDKNRASIIIWSLANETPVSDARNRFLTRLAERARSLDSSRLISAAMEKHYDPDDPERAIVEDPLADLVDIVSFNQYIGWYDGLHEKAERVSWHIPYDKPVFISEFGAGAKQGLQGDSNTLWTEAYQAELYRKTLAMLDKIDGFVGTSPWILADFRSPRRPLPGIQDDFNRKGLLSETGMRKEAFGVLREYYRQRALERVTVEKAEQSE; this is encoded by the coding sequence ATGAAAACGATAATAATGTCCGCGTTGGGCGCGCTGCTTGGGCTGGGATCTCTGTCGACATCGGCCACGAATTTTGAGCCCTTCCAGACCTACACCCGTCCGGCCCTGCCACTGAACGGCGAATGGAAAATCATTGTCGACCCGTATGAAAACGGCTACTACAACTATCGGTACGAGCCGTTTGATCAGATGGAAAATCCGCCGCGCAGCGCCTATTTTCGCGATGCCAAGCCGCGCCACTCCGGGGATCTGATCGAATATGACTTTGACGCCTCCGAGAGCCTGACGGTACCGGGAGACTGGAACACCCAAAAAGAAAAACTCTATTACTACGAAGGCTCCATCTGGTATCGCAAGCTGTTCAATGCGCCCGATATGGAGGACAACCAGCGGACGTTTCTGCATTTTGGCGCGGCGAACTATCGGGCGGATGTTTACCTCAACGGTGAGAAGCTCGGGCACCACATTGGCGGCTTTACCCCGTTCTATTTTGAAACCACCGGCAAGCTGAAACCGCAGAACAACTCCCTGGTGGTCAAGGTGGACAACCAGCGCCAGCGCGACGGTGTACCCACCCTCAATACCGACTGGTGGAATTACGGCGGCATCACCCGCAGCGTGCGACTGCTGGTCACGCCCGAAGTCTTCGTCCGGGATTACAAAATCCAGCTCAATGACCACGATACCGGCGAGCTGTCCGGTTACGCGGTGGTCGACGGGGCCGGCGCCGGACGGGAAGTGCAACTGACCCTGCCGCAACTCAATATTGATGTCCGGGCCACCACCAACGCCGAGGGTGTTGCGACCTTCAATGCCCGGGTAGTGGGCGCCCAGCTTTGGTCGCCGGACAGTCCGCGCATGTATCAGGTTATCATCCGTAGCGGCAATGATCGGCTGGACGACGAAGTGGGTCTGCGCACGATCGAAGCCGAAGGCAAACAGTTATTGCTGAACGGCAAGCCGATTTTCCTGCGTGGCGTTTCGTTGCACGAGGAATACGCCGTGGACGGTGGTGGTCGTGTCACATCGGTCGATGAGGCTCGTAAACAGTTGCAGTGGGCGCGCGACCTGAACGCCAATTTTGTGCGCCTGGCGCACTACCCGCATAATGAGCACATCGTGCGTCTGGCGGATCAACTGGGCATCATGCTCTGGTCGGAAATTCCGGTGTACTGGACCATCAACTGGGACAGCGAGGACACCTACCAGAACGCCCAGGCGCAGTTGGAAGAAATGATCGGTCGGGACAAAAACCGCGCCTCGATCATCATCTGGTCGCTGGCCAATGAAACGCCGGTGAGCGACGCGCGCAACCGGTTCCTGACCCGCCTGGCCGAACGGGCCCGGTCCCTGGACAGCAGCCGACTGATCAGCGCCGCCATGGAAAAGCATTACGACCCCGACGATCCCGAGCGGGCCATTGTGGAAGATCCCCTGGCGGACCTGGTGGATATCGTCAGTTTCAACCAGTACATCGGCTGGTACGACGGGTTGCATGAAAAAGCCGAACGGGTGAGCTGGCACATTCCCTACGACAAGCCGGTGTTTATCAGCGAGTTCGGCGCCGGCGCCAAGCAGGGCCTGCAGGGCGACTCCAACACCCTCTGGACCGAAGCCTACCAGGCCGAGCTGTACCGCAAAACCCTGGCCATGCTCGACAAAATCGACGGTTTCGTGGGCACCTCGCCCTGGATACTGGCGGACTTCCGCTCGCCGCGCCGCCCGCTGCCGGGCATTCAGGATGACTTCAACCGCAAAGGCCTGTTGTCCGAAACCGGTATGCGCAAGGAGGCCTTTGGTGTGCTCCGCGAGTACTATCGCCAACGGGCACTGGAGCGGGTCACTGTGGAAAAGGCGGAACAGAGTGAGTAG
- a CDS encoding lipid kinase gives MPGSNAIRTLLIVNPGSRQGAEATLDEGVERLRDAGFEIEVYLSEGPEQSRRAVRERRERLDLVIMAGGDGTISSMAQTLYECRLPLGTANDLARTLGVPQELSAAFDVIAANQRRRIDLGVVNKHHFFNVANLGLGVQVTEELTDEVKKQWGVFSYLRAFFAALLRRRQFRVRLGVDGQCQKLRSIQLAVGNGRYYGGGNVIRDCASVDDGLLSLYSVRPLGVWELLTLAPLLREGQYDLDHRVVTARGRRIDIDTRPTGMSIHADGEPITATPAQFHCLPGALEVVAPSTADNTF, from the coding sequence GTGCCCGGCAGCAATGCGATTCGTACCCTGTTGATCGTCAACCCCGGCAGTCGACAGGGGGCCGAGGCGACGCTGGATGAGGGCGTCGAGCGTCTGCGCGACGCCGGGTTCGAAATCGAGGTGTACCTGTCTGAAGGGCCGGAGCAGAGCCGCCGGGCGGTGCGCGAGCGCCGCGAGCGACTGGATCTGGTCATCATGGCCGGGGGCGACGGCACCATCAGCTCCATGGCCCAGACCCTGTATGAATGTCGACTGCCGCTGGGCACTGCCAACGACCTCGCTCGGACATTGGGGGTGCCTCAGGAACTGAGCGCCGCCTTTGACGTCATCGCCGCCAACCAGCGCCGCCGAATAGATCTCGGAGTCGTCAACAAGCACCATTTTTTCAACGTGGCGAACCTTGGGCTCGGGGTGCAGGTCACAGAAGAGCTGACCGACGAGGTCAAGAAGCAGTGGGGCGTGTTCAGCTATCTCAGAGCGTTCTTTGCCGCGTTGCTGCGGCGCCGTCAGTTCCGGGTCCGGTTGGGCGTTGATGGTCAGTGCCAGAAACTGCGCTCCATTCAACTGGCGGTGGGCAACGGTCGCTATTACGGCGGCGGCAATGTGATCCGGGATTGCGCCAGCGTTGACGATGGTCTCCTGTCGCTGTATAGCGTCCGGCCTCTGGGTGTCTGGGAGCTTCTGACCCTGGCGCCGCTGCTGCGCGAGGGTCAGTATGATCTGGACCACCGGGTCGTAACGGCGCGGGGGCGGCGGATCGACATAGACACCCGGCCGACCGGCATGTCGATACACGCGGACGGCGAGCCGATAACCGCCACGCCGGCACAGTTCCACTGCCTTCCCGGCGCGCTGGAAGTTGTAGCCCCGTCCACAGCGGACAACACTTTTTGA
- a CDS encoding oxidative damage protection protein, with protein MSRTVFCRKYQRELEGLERPPLPGPKGQDIYDNISRQAWQEWLAHQTMLINEKHLNLMDMGSRTYLSEQMDKFLSGEDYDKAEGYVPPSGSGPQA; from the coding sequence ATGTCCCGCACCGTATTCTGTCGAAAGTACCAACGTGAGCTGGAGGGCCTGGAGCGTCCTCCGCTGCCCGGCCCCAAGGGCCAGGATATTTACGACAATATCTCCCGACAGGCCTGGCAGGAGTGGCTGGCGCATCAGACCATGCTGATCAATGAAAAACACCTGAACCTGATGGATATGGGATCGCGTACCTACCTCAGCGAACAGATGGACAAGTTCCTCTCCGGGGAGGACTACGACAAGGCCGAGGGTTATGTTCCGCCCAGCGGCTCCGGCCCACAAGCCTGA
- a CDS encoding ABC transporter permease, whose protein sequence is MTHSVIQRERRRHYWQARLWHLPVWFMAVLVLMPVSVILLSWGDAQTDIWQHLIQTQLGRLLENTLILVVGVGLWTLLLGVSLAWLVAVCDFPGRRWLDWALMLPLAVPTYVVAFVFLAITDYAGPIQSLWRAWLGPDVDFLPVRGPLGVVFIMTCVLYPYVYMLARSAFIAQGRGLTDAARLLGKGPWGAFWRVALPMARPAIAVGISLALMETLADFGAVAVFNYDTFTTAIYKSWFGFFNLTAAAQLASLLLLFVALALFAEQKGRGRSRFHQTPRRETQRYALKGTQAWLASGYCTAVFVVAFVIPIGQLALWTWAEGAAALDSRYWSLIRHTFILGGVAALATTLLALLVAYGQRLLGKHQVSGAVRLASLGYALPGSVLAVGIMIGFAFIDREIINRVQSLLGLETRQLLVGTLLALILAYAIRFFSVAFGPVQSSLERIRPSYQEAAHSLGANQWRVLLWVYLPLLTPGLLTAALLVLVDTMKEMPATLLLRPFGWDTLAVRIYELTGEGQWRRAALPALTLVVLSIAPVMLMIRQSRLPARTATTLSSGPKP, encoded by the coding sequence ATGACTCACAGCGTGATCCAGCGCGAACGTCGCCGCCACTACTGGCAGGCCCGCCTGTGGCACCTGCCCGTCTGGTTCATGGCGGTGTTGGTGCTGATGCCGGTGAGTGTCATTCTGCTGAGCTGGGGTGATGCGCAGACGGACATCTGGCAGCACCTGATTCAGACCCAGCTCGGGCGTCTGCTGGAAAACACCCTGATTCTGGTGGTGGGGGTCGGGCTCTGGACGCTCCTGTTGGGCGTCAGCCTCGCCTGGCTGGTGGCGGTGTGCGACTTTCCCGGCCGCCGCTGGTTGGACTGGGCATTGATGTTGCCGCTGGCAGTACCCACTTATGTGGTCGCCTTTGTGTTTCTGGCGATCACCGATTACGCCGGACCGATTCAGAGCCTCTGGCGCGCCTGGCTCGGCCCGGACGTGGACTTCCTCCCGGTTCGTGGCCCGCTCGGGGTCGTGTTTATCATGACCTGCGTGCTGTATCCCTATGTGTACATGCTCGCACGCAGTGCCTTTATCGCTCAGGGGCGCGGCCTGACCGACGCCGCCCGGCTGCTCGGTAAAGGCCCCTGGGGTGCCTTCTGGCGGGTCGCCCTGCCCATGGCCCGGCCGGCCATTGCGGTGGGTATTTCCCTGGCGCTGATGGAAACGCTGGCGGATTTTGGCGCGGTGGCGGTGTTCAACTACGACACCTTTACCACCGCCATCTACAAGTCCTGGTTCGGCTTTTTCAATCTGACCGCCGCCGCCCAGCTCGCCTCGTTATTGCTGCTGTTTGTCGCCCTGGCGCTGTTCGCCGAGCAAAAAGGCCGGGGCCGCAGCCGCTTTCACCAGACCCCGCGCCGGGAAACCCAGCGCTATGCACTCAAAGGCACCCAGGCCTGGCTGGCCAGCGGCTACTGCACCGCCGTCTTTGTGGTCGCCTTCGTCATCCCCATCGGCCAGCTCGCCCTGTGGACCTGGGCCGAAGGCGCCGCCGCGCTGGACAGTCGTTACTGGAGCCTGATTCGCCACACTTTCATTCTCGGCGGGGTGGCGGCACTGGCCACCACGCTGCTCGCGCTGCTGGTGGCCTACGGCCAGCGCCTGCTGGGCAAGCATCAGGTCAGTGGCGCGGTGCGCCTGGCGAGCCTGGGCTATGCCCTGCCCGGCTCGGTACTGGCGGTAGGCATCATGATCGGCTTTGCGTTTATCGACCGGGAAATCATCAACCGGGTGCAGTCGCTGCTGGGCCTGGAAACCCGACAGTTGCTGGTGGGCACTCTGCTGGCACTGATACTCGCCTACGCCATCCGCTTTTTCTCGGTAGCGTTTGGCCCGGTGCAGTCGAGCCTGGAGCGCATTCGCCCCAGCTATCAGGAAGCCGCCCACAGCCTGGGCGCCAATCAATGGCGTGTGCTGCTGTGGGTGTACCTGCCCCTGCTGACCCCCGGGCTGCTGACCGCGGCACTGCTGGTACTGGTGGATACCATGAAAGAAATGCCCGCCACGCTGCTGCTGCGCCCTTTCGGCTGGGACACCCTGGCGGTACGCATTTACGAACTCACCGGCGAGGGCCAGTGGCGCCGGGCCGCCCTGCCGGCGCTGACCCTGGTCGTGCTCAGTATCGCGCCGGTGATGTTGATGATCCGCCAGAGCCGGTTGCCCGCGCGCACGGCCACCACCCTCAGCTCCGGCCCGAAACCCTGA